In the Methanobrevibacter thaueri genome, one interval contains:
- the albA gene encoding DNA-binding protein Alba encodes MENNTIFVGSKPVMNYVLAVVTQFNEGSNSVLLRARGKAISRAVDAAEIVRNRFVPDSDVTDIQISTEEIENYNHEKTNVSIIEILIEKSE; translated from the coding sequence ATGGAAAATAATACAATATTTGTAGGGAGCAAACCTGTAATGAATTACGTTTTAGCTGTCGTTACACAATTTAATGAAGGCTCTAATAGCGTATTACTTAGAGCTAGAGGTAAAGCTATTAGTCGTGCCGTAGATGCAGCTGAAATTGTTAGAAATAGGTTTGTACCTGATTCAGACGTTACAGATATCCAAATTTCCACCGAGGAAATTGAGAACTATAACCATGAAAAAACAAATGTTTCTATTATAGAAATTTTAATTGAAAAGAGCGAATAA
- a CDS encoding PadR family transcriptional regulator — MTDENDFNKSHEKLVKQFSNGITHNLILWIISKENIHGYGIMKKLEEFFNFDCNQCDIKINSSKVYPILSKMEKVGLIAGEWKVNENNKRVKYYSITEKGEIVLGHVQTHMSNVLNSPTWLAFFKDMTGMEINNEKRN; from the coding sequence ATGACTGATGAAAATGATTTTAACAAGTCACATGAAAAGCTAGTTAAACAATTTTCTAATGGAATAACGCATAATCTGATTCTATGGATTATTTCAAAGGAGAATATCCATGGTTATGGCATTATGAAGAAGTTAGAGGAATTTTTTAACTTTGACTGCAATCAGTGTGATATTAAGATTAACTCCAGTAAGGTATATCCGATCTTGTCCAAGATGGAAAAGGTGGGGCTGATTGCTGGAGAGTGGAAAGTAAATGAAAACAACAAAAGGGTCAAGTATTATTCCATAACCGAAAAGGGAGAGATTGTTTTAGGCCACGTTCAGACACACATGAGCAATGTTTTAAACAGTCCCACCTGGTTGGCCTTTTTTAAGGACATGACTGGAATGGAGATTAACAATGAAAAACGCAATTGA
- a CDS encoding radical SAM protein: MIVNHKDVKSVISKSNLPIAGFTVNPYVGCAHACKYCYADFMKRFTGHKEEWGTFVDVKHWPQIKNPKKYDEKTIIIGSVTDPYHQCEKEFLKTREFLEELQGVDVNLIITTKSSLISRDLDLIKTFPDPIVSLSINTLDERFKNDMDNASSIADRLETLKKFHAEGIKTVCFISPIFPGITDVFDIIKEVSDYVDYIWLENLNLRGGYKKTILEYIAEKYPKLELLYEDIYKYKNNDYWENLDKKLNEFAKEEGYLYIIDKEPFLINPTDKPILINYFYHEKIRQSSKKK, translated from the coding sequence ATGATAGTCAATCATAAAGATGTAAAATCAGTCATTTCAAAATCAAATCTTCCCATTGCCGGTTTCACTGTCAATCCCTATGTTGGCTGTGCGCATGCGTGTAAGTATTGCTATGCAGATTTCATGAAAAGATTTACCGGCCATAAGGAAGAGTGGGGAACTTTTGTCGATGTCAAACATTGGCCTCAAATTAAAAATCCTAAAAAATATGACGAAAAAACAATTATTATCGGTTCAGTGACTGATCCCTACCACCAATGCGAAAAGGAGTTCCTAAAAACACGAGAATTTTTAGAGGAACTGCAGGGTGTTGACGTTAATTTAATCATAACCACCAAATCATCATTGATTTCAAGGGATTTGGACTTGATTAAAACGTTTCCGGATCCGATTGTATCTCTTTCAATCAATACATTGGATGAACGCTTTAAAAACGATATGGACAATGCATCATCAATCGCTGATAGACTTGAAACCTTGAAAAAATTCCATGCGGAAGGCATAAAAACCGTTTGTTTCATTTCACCCATTTTCCCGGGAATAACAGATGTGTTTGATATAATAAAGGAAGTTTCTGATTATGTGGACTATATATGGCTTGAAAACTTAAATCTTCGCGGGGGATATAAAAAGACAATTCTGGAATATATCGCAGAAAAATATCCGAAATTAGAACTGCTTTATGAAGACATTTATAAATACAAAAATAACGATTATTGGGAAAACCTAGATAAAAAACTAAACGAATTTGCAAAAGAAGAGGGATACCTTTATATTATTGATAAAGAACCATTTTTGATTAATCCTACAGATAAACCAATACTGATAAACTATTTTTATCATGAAAAAATTCGCCAAAGTTCCAAAAAGAAATGA
- a CDS encoding beta-alanine-activating enzyme beta-propeller domain-containing protein, with amino-acid sequence MYKKLLIGLIVALLCLSPIAAENWNSFQGGIDHSGYRDGESDFVTNLWTFNMESPVHSSPAIYKDYIYYVSNDGILKAIDMETGEEEWNLDLEAKTNSSPIIHSNRLYIGCEDGLKAVNINSHKVVWDYDCDNVASAPVYHDDIIYFGSDDGHLYGVNEDGKVKFDKKLGDELRTSPIVVDNTIYVGSTGGKMYSIDTDESKNWEFTTGDEILSSPAYVNKTIIFGSTDGSVYCLKKSDGDLEWKVDLNDKVISSPTVDGHDNNVFIGSDEGNMTCLDVRDGTVKWSHSTGDKVQSTAAIKDNLVAFGSNNGYLYVLNKYTGAEEFTYNPGTILFNSAITSSPVINGNSLFFGDDSGNVYSLNINKYEVPGSTQMFYSIAVLIIVIIVAIVVVRKVKGRK; translated from the coding sequence ATGTATAAAAAATTATTAATTGGATTAATTGTAGCTCTTTTATGTTTATCTCCAATAGCAGCTGAAAATTGGAATTCATTTCAAGGAGGTATAGACCATAGCGGATATAGAGATGGGGAGTCTGATTTTGTAACAAATCTTTGGACATTTAATATGGAATCTCCGGTCCATTCATCTCCGGCAATATATAAGGATTACATTTATTATGTGTCAAACGATGGTATTTTAAAGGCAATAGACATGGAAACAGGCGAGGAAGAATGGAATTTAGACCTTGAGGCCAAGACAAATTCCTCACCGATAATACATTCAAACAGGTTATACATCGGTTGTGAGGACGGTCTTAAGGCGGTCAACATCAACTCCCATAAGGTCGTTTGGGACTATGACTGTGACAATGTGGCTTCCGCTCCAGTCTATCACGACGATATAATCTACTTCGGAAGTGATGATGGACACCTGTATGGTGTAAATGAGGACGGCAAGGTCAAGTTCGATAAGAAATTGGGCGATGAGCTCAGGACCTCCCCTATCGTGGTTGACAATACCATATATGTAGGTTCCACAGGCGGCAAGATGTACAGCATCGATACCGATGAAAGCAAAAACTGGGAATTCACCACAGGAGATGAAATATTGTCTTCACCGGCCTATGTTAACAAGACAATTATCTTCGGTTCAACCGACGGAAGCGTATATTGCCTCAAAAAGTCTGACGGTGATCTGGAATGGAAAGTTGACCTCAACGATAAGGTTATTTCCTCCCCAACAGTTGACGGGCATGACAATAATGTTTTCATAGGTTCCGATGAAGGCAACATGACCTGCCTTGATGTTCGTGACGGAACCGTCAAATGGAGTCACTCAACCGGGGATAAGGTGCAGTCAACTGCTGCGATTAAGGATAACCTTGTTGCGTTCGGATCAAATAATGGGTATTTGTATGTGTTGAATAAATACACAGGAGCTGAGGAATTTACTTATAATCCGGGAACAATTTTATTTAACTCAGCTATTACATCTTCACCTGTAATAAATGGAAACAGTTTATTCTTTGGTGATGATTCTGGAAATGTATATTCATTAAACATCAATAAGTATGAGGTTCCGGGCTCAACTCAGATGTTCTATTCAATAGCCGTCCTGATAATAGTCATTATAGTGGCTATTGTGGTCGTGCGTAAGGTTAAAGGTAGAAAATAA
- a CDS encoding PHP domain-containing protein has product MLKMDSHIHSEYSPDSNSKIDDILKTARSRNLDIIAISDHNTVDGTAEVLRKTRNTDILAIPSIEISSTHGHILGFGCEENVPRDLSPQDTIDRIHDLGGLAIIPHPYCFYRHGLLCKSDYKDLKIDAIETKNARFIVGYCNSKAKKLSRKENIPQLGASDAHYWKFVGDCFSMIDCEKDIDSVLKSIVKGKIEAHGKGTSNILLSKYLFEKNVLKKFD; this is encoded by the coding sequence ATGCTTAAAATGGATTCACATATTCACAGCGAATATTCCCCAGACTCAAACTCAAAAATTGACGACATCCTGAAAACCGCAAGAAGCAGGAACCTCGACATAATTGCAATCAGCGATCACAATACAGTTGATGGAACTGCCGAAGTTTTGCGTAAAACAAGGAACACAGATATACTTGCCATTCCATCTATTGAAATTTCTTCAACACATGGCCATATTCTTGGTTTTGGGTGTGAGGAAAATGTACCTCGTGACCTATCACCGCAAGATACTATTGACAGAATTCATGATTTAGGAGGTCTTGCAATAATACCCCATCCGTACTGCTTTTACAGGCATGGGCTCCTATGCAAAAGTGACTACAAGGACTTGAAAATCGATGCGATTGAGACAAAGAATGCAAGATTCATTGTAGGATACTGCAACAGCAAGGCCAAAAAATTGTCAAGAAAAGAAAATATACCTCAATTGGGCGCAAGCGATGCGCACTACTGGAAGTTTGTCGGTGACTGCTTCAGCATGATTGATTGTGAAAAGGATATTGACAGTGTATTAAAGTCAATTGTAAAAGGAAAAATAGAGGCTCATGGAAAGGGAACTTCGAACATATTGCTTTCTAAATATCTTTTTGAGAAAAATGTATTAAAGAAATTTGATTAA
- a CDS encoding ABC transporter permease — protein sequence MLELNKFWWMIKKELISLKRHPGRLISIIAFPIIMILLFGYGMGGEMTDLPIVVVSQSHGDLTDLTLDTIKDTETYHVVEVIDDVDEGKQRVESGEVKAAIILPDDYDKDSSQQKAVTLYLDSSDQMASQILESSTQGIFYRLSNVVASQTSVSTQDADIEPSIIHSLNNFKDDISLHINKIYGNIKYIDFLVPAVLGMTIMFSCMMGMGATIAGERETGELARLFMTPTSVSTVIGGKIAAKLLIELVRALILILMAIILFNVSIKGGILQTFIVLVIGALCFVSFGIFFSARTSTQEDYAQIVMPFSMPMMFVSGVFYPIETMPWILQKLAYIFPLTYLNDAMRGIMLKGQTLGDVWFDLVILIGFAILFFILGVKRFNRDV from the coding sequence ATGCTAGAGCTTAATAAATTTTGGTGGATGATTAAAAAGGAATTGATTTCACTCAAAAGGCACCCCGGCAGATTGATTTCCATTATTGCATTTCCGATAATCATGATTCTGCTTTTCGGTTATGGAATGGGTGGGGAAATGACAGACTTGCCTATAGTCGTTGTTTCACAGTCCCATGGTGATTTGACAGACCTGACATTGGACACCATCAAGGACACAGAAACATATCATGTTGTAGAGGTAATTGATGATGTTGATGAGGGAAAGCAGCGCGTTGAGTCCGGTGAGGTTAAGGCGGCCATAATACTGCCTGATGATTATGATAAGGATTCCTCGCAGCAAAAGGCGGTAACGCTATATTTGGATTCCTCAGATCAGATGGCTTCACAAATCCTTGAATCATCTACTCAAGGCATATTTTACAGGCTATCCAATGTTGTCGCTTCTCAAACAAGCGTTTCAACACAGGATGCGGATATAGAACCGTCCATAATTCATTCTCTAAACAACTTTAAGGACGATATCAGCCTGCATATAAACAAGATTTATGGAAACATCAAATACATCGACTTTTTGGTTCCTGCTGTCCTGGGTATGACAATCATGTTCAGCTGTATGATGGGTATGGGAGCAACAATTGCAGGTGAAAGGGAAACAGGAGAACTCGCAAGACTCTTCATGACCCCGACTTCAGTTTCCACAGTTATCGGAGGTAAGATTGCAGCAAAACTTCTCATCGAACTTGTCAGGGCATTGATATTGATTCTGATGGCAATAATTCTCTTCAACGTAAGCATCAAGGGTGGAATTCTACAAACGTTCATAGTCCTTGTGATTGGGGCCTTGTGTTTTGTTTCATTCGGTATATTTTTCTCCGCAAGGACATCCACACAGGAGGATTATGCCCAAATAGTAATGCCGTTTTCAATGCCGATGATGTTTGTTTCAGGGGTATTCTATCCGATTGAAACCATGCCGTGGATTTTACAGAAATTAGCTTATATCTTCCCATTGACTTATTTGAATGATGCAATGAGAGGAATAATGCTTAAGGGACAGACACTTGGTGATGTATGGTTTGATTTAGTGATACTTATCGGTTTTGCAATATTATTCTTCATATTAGGTGTAAAACGATTCAATAGAGATGTATAG
- a CDS encoding ATP-binding cassette domain-containing protein: MKNAIETQNLTKVYNNNFTAVNSLNLEIPDKTIFGMLGPNGAGKTTTIKMLTCLIQPTSGKATVGGYDVQKNPDEVRNLLGMVPQQVSLYKDLTVMENSQMCADYYGVPKDERDSRIEDLMELVDIEYARDKRVGQLSGGQKQKASLVASLVHRPDILFLDEPTIGLDPTTKRTLWDLIRELNDDGHTIILCSHDMHEVDMLCDNVGIINTGNLVAYDTPQGLKDSLLEENRRELTEALSQVHSESEDSTSKMEDLESLSLRKMSFLLQDHDEGIISSLQSNETVKDFEIAHNGRITLKIDAFDGMAVYNIMKDVISSGGIIKSIFTEEPSLEDVFIKATAEVDEDARA, encoded by the coding sequence ATGAAAAACGCAATTGAAACTCAAAATCTTACAAAAGTATATAACAATAACTTCACTGCTGTTAATTCTCTAAATTTAGAAATTCCTGACAAGACAATTTTTGGAATGTTGGGTCCGAACGGGGCTGGAAAAACAACAACAATAAAAATGTTGACCTGTTTAATTCAACCCACCTCAGGCAAAGCCACTGTTGGCGGATATGATGTTCAGAAAAATCCTGATGAGGTTAGAAACCTTTTGGGAATGGTTCCGCAGCAGGTTAGTTTGTATAAGGATTTAACAGTGATGGAAAACTCACAGATGTGTGCGGATTATTATGGAGTTCCAAAGGATGAAAGGGATTCCCGTATAGAGGATCTGATGGAATTGGTTGACATCGAATATGCACGTGACAAGCGTGTGGGTCAACTTTCCGGAGGACAAAAGCAGAAGGCTTCACTTGTGGCCAGTTTGGTTCACAGGCCGGACATCCTGTTTTTGGACGAACCAACCATAGGATTGGATCCTACAACCAAGCGTACTTTATGGGACCTGATTCGGGAACTGAATGATGATGGCCACACAATTATATTGTGCTCTCATGACATGCATGAGGTGGATATGTTGTGTGATAATGTCGGAATCATAAACACAGGTAATCTTGTGGCTTATGACACACCTCAGGGCCTTAAGGATTCTCTTCTTGAAGAAAACAGAAGGGAATTGACTGAAGCCCTATCACAGGTTCACTCCGAAAGCGAGGATTCAACTTCCAAAATGGAGGATTTAGAAAGTCTCAGCTTAAGGAAGATGTCATTTTTACTTCAAGATCATGATGAGGGAATCATTTCAAGTCTTCAATCCAATGAAACGGTTAAGGATTTTGAAATCGCCCATAATGGACGTATAACCCTGAAAATTGACGCTTTTGATGGCATGGCAGTTTACAATATCATGAAGGATGTCATTTCATCCGGAGGAATAATTAAATCAATTTTCACAGAGGAGCCTTCACTTGAAGACGTATTCATTAAGGCGACAGCAGAGGTGGATGAAGATGCTAGAGCTTAA
- the gatA gene encoding Asp-tRNA(Asn)/Glu-tRNA(Gln) amidotransferase subunit GatA, protein MNVIEKLNSIKSGEMTAKENVEGFIKVIDENNEEINAFIELNYENALKQAEAIDEKIANGEEVGALAGLVFGIKANINVEDLIISAASKTLEDYIGSYNATVVEEILSEDGIIIGILNMDEFAAGSSTETSYYGPTQNPAAMGRIPGGSSGGCAAAIAAEMCDISIGSDTGGSIRNPASHCGVVGFKPTYGAVSRQGLLDLSMSLDQIGPLANDVSGIALALNTIAKYDETECTTLDWEKPDFTEILGETSLEGMKIAVCQEFIDVTDDEINKTVNKAIQKLVDAGAELVEVSFDYIDLCLPTYYLINYVEFFSATRKYDGRDYGSRIEEVCGDEVLRRIKIGSHIAEAEFSGKYYKQALKARSVIRNEITKMLENVDLIVGPTVPKLPHEIGAELEPMEMYAYDVLTVIANLAGIPAASIPAGEVDGIPVGLQIQAKPLDDEKIIKAMSVFENTQ, encoded by the coding sequence ATGAACGTTATTGAAAAGTTAAACTCCATTAAAAGTGGAGAAATGACAGCTAAAGAAAATGTTGAAGGCTTCATTAAAGTTATCGATGAAAATAACGAAGAAATTAATGCATTTATTGAATTAAACTATGAAAATGCATTAAAACAAGCTGAAGCTATTGATGAGAAAATAGCAAACGGTGAAGAAGTAGGAGCTTTAGCTGGATTGGTATTCGGTATAAAAGCAAACATTAATGTTGAAGACTTGATTATTTCAGCGGCTTCCAAAACCTTGGAAGACTATATTGGAAGCTATAACGCTACTGTCGTTGAGGAAATCCTATCTGAGGACGGAATAATCATCGGTATTTTGAATATGGATGAATTCGCCGCAGGAAGTTCAACTGAAACTTCATACTACGGCCCTACACAAAACCCTGCAGCAATGGGCAGAATCCCTGGAGGTTCATCCGGTGGATGTGCAGCCGCAATCGCAGCGGAAATGTGTGATATATCAATTGGATCAGACACAGGCGGTTCCATCAGAAACCCTGCATCACACTGTGGTGTTGTCGGATTCAAACCAACATATGGTGCGGTCTCAAGACAAGGTTTACTTGACCTTTCAATGAGTCTTGACCAAATCGGACCATTGGCAAATGATGTCAGCGGAATAGCACTGGCTCTAAACACCATTGCAAAATATGATGAAACCGAATGTACCACTTTGGACTGGGAAAAACCTGACTTCACAGAAATATTAGGTGAAACCTCACTTGAAGGCATGAAAATAGCGGTATGTCAAGAGTTCATCGACGTTACTGACGATGAAATCAACAAGACAGTCAACAAGGCAATTCAAAAATTGGTTGATGCCGGCGCTGAACTTGTTGAAGTGAGCTTTGACTACATTGACTTATGTTTACCTACATACTACCTAATCAACTATGTGGAATTCTTCTCAGCAACCAGAAAATACGATGGAAGGGACTACGGTTCCAGAATTGAAGAGGTTTGTGGAGACGAAGTGCTTAGAAGAATCAAGATCGGTTCCCACATTGCCGAAGCAGAATTCAGTGGTAAATATTACAAACAGGCCTTAAAGGCAAGATCCGTAATCAGAAATGAAATCACAAAGATGCTTGAAAACGTGGACCTGATTGTAGGTCCTACCGTGCCTAAGCTTCCTCACGAAATCGGTGCTGAATTGGAACCTATGGAAATGTATGCCTACGACGTTCTAACAGTAATAGCTAACCTTGCCGGTATTCCTGCAGCAAGCATTCCTGCCGGTGAAGTTGACGGAATTCCTGTCGGACTGCAGATTCAGGCAAAACCATTGGATGATGAAAAAATTATTAAAGCTATGAGTGTTTTCGAAAACACTCAATAA
- a CDS encoding HAD family hydrolase yields MKKAVVFDNSGTLIERYRVVKDVLNGNIFTDINSLDLIDSADSLALVVLQFNTNRLLELDKDRLISDVIKEYNIDFDVSFSTRQVSKAEVEEILYNEKSSTVSDITDGFDILREKISHMELCNGSALIVDMDLGTVAYTITSAGKFFPKVFETVEVLKSRGIEIFIASGDRKGAINRLANMLDVPEDNAFGTVSTRGKCEVVSILQEGGYKVMMVGDGLNDILAFKKADVSVLTIEQQEEVSPKMMDKTDHIIEDIFEVTMIDF; encoded by the coding sequence ATGAAAAAAGCGGTAGTGTTTGACAACTCAGGAACCCTGATAGAAAGATACAGGGTCGTTAAGGATGTTTTGAACGGAAACATATTCACCGACATCAACTCTCTGGACTTGATTGATTCAGCCGATTCATTGGCTTTGGTGGTTCTTCAGTTCAATACCAACAGGCTTCTGGAATTGGATAAGGATAGACTGATTTCAGATGTCATTAAGGAGTACAACATCGACTTTGACGTAAGCTTTTCCACAAGGCAGGTTTCAAAGGCCGAAGTCGAGGAGATTCTCTACAATGAAAAGTCATCCACTGTTTCCGATATCACTGACGGCTTTGACATTTTGCGCGAAAAGATTTCCCACATGGAGCTTTGCAACGGGTCCGCATTGATTGTGGACATGGACCTGGGGACTGTCGCATACACCATCACTTCAGCCGGCAAGTTTTTCCCAAAGGTTTTTGAAACAGTTGAGGTCCTGAAATCCCGTGGAATTGAGATATTCATCGCCTCAGGAGACAGGAAGGGTGCCATCAACAGATTGGCAAACATGCTTGATGTGCCTGAGGACAATGCTTTCGGAACAGTTTCCACAAGAGGAAAATGCGAGGTCGTATCCATCCTGCAGGAGGGAGGATACAAGGTTATGATGGTCGGTGACGGCCTGAATGACATTTTAGCCTTTAAGAAAGCGGATGTCAGTGTCCTAACAATAGAACAGCAAGAGGAAGTCTCTCCAAAGATGATGGACAAGACAGATCATATCATTGAGGACATCTTTGAGGTCACAATGATTGACTTTTAA
- a CDS encoding 2-isopropylmalate synthase gives MQDIETLKNENMNLADKIYIFDTTLRDGEQTPGVALTVDEKIQIATKLNNLGVDKIEVGFPASSKGEIESAKQITSLGLNSTLVGLARSLRKDLDAIIDSDLEYVHTFIGTSPLHRDYKLKMSREEIVDTAVDAIEYAKDHGLTVEFSAEDATRTERDFLFEVFNQAVSAGADFIDVPDTVGILTPILTHELITDLKDNFTTPISVHFHNDFGLATANTLTAIECGANQAHVTVNGLGERTGNCSLEELVMTLKSAYGIDLGLDTTRLYSLSTLVGRLTGVKMPVNKPIVGDNAFAHESGIHVHGILNNASTYEPMSPEMVGHSRRIVLGKHTGANALKAKLKEYHIDLDEEQFCKVFDDIKSLGDSGKCVTDDDLIAIAITELSSARETPIVLKGLGLSSGNGVSPTATVRLEIDGVEKEKAATGVGPVDAALNAIRELIQDDIDVELEEYNLEAITGGTDALAEVFVISSDSEGNKSTGRSTNQDIVMASIIAVLDSINKLLLIKNSNLNKL, from the coding sequence ATGCAGGATATAGAGACATTAAAAAACGAAAATATGAATCTCGCCGACAAAATCTATATTTTCGATACAACATTAAGGGATGGTGAACAGACACCTGGTGTCGCCTTGACGGTCGATGAGAAGATTCAAATTGCAACCAAATTGAACAATTTGGGTGTCGATAAGATAGAGGTTGGCTTTCCAGCTTCATCAAAAGGTGAAATCGAATCAGCAAAACAGATTACTTCCCTAGGTTTGAATTCAACCCTTGTGGGTTTGGCACGCTCCTTAAGAAAGGACCTTGATGCCATTATAGACTCTGATTTGGAATATGTTCATACATTCATAGGCACCTCTCCATTGCATCGTGACTACAAGCTGAAAATGTCAAGGGAGGAGATTGTCGATACTGCTGTAGATGCCATCGAATATGCCAAGGACCATGGCCTGACAGTCGAGTTCTCTGCTGAGGATGCCACAAGAACAGAAAGGGATTTCCTGTTTGAGGTCTTTAACCAGGCGGTTAGTGCAGGTGCGGATTTCATTGATGTTCCTGACACTGTCGGCATATTAACTCCTATCTTAACCCATGAATTGATTACAGATTTAAAGGACAATTTCACAACACCTATCAGCGTTCATTTCCACAACGATTTCGGTCTTGCCACCGCAAATACATTGACTGCAATCGAATGTGGTGCCAATCAGGCTCACGTTACTGTCAACGGTTTGGGTGAAAGAACAGGTAATTGTTCCTTAGAAGAACTGGTAATGACTCTCAAGTCTGCCTATGGCATTGATTTGGGTTTGGACACTACCAGACTGTACAGTTTATCCACATTGGTCGGCCGTTTGACAGGTGTGAAAATGCCGGTCAACAAGCCTATTGTGGGGGATAATGCCTTTGCCCATGAATCAGGCATTCATGTTCATGGAATTCTAAATAACGCTTCAACATATGAGCCGATGTCTCCTGAAATGGTTGGTCATTCCAGAAGAATTGTTTTGGGAAAACATACAGGTGCCAATGCCCTTAAAGCCAAATTAAAGGAATATCACATAGATTTGGATGAGGAGCAATTCTGTAAGGTGTTCGATGATATCAAATCTTTAGGTGATAGCGGCAAGTGCGTCACAGATGACGACCTGATAGCTATTGCAATCACAGAGCTTTCTTCAGCTCGTGAAACCCCTATTGTCTTGAAGGGATTGGGTTTGTCCTCAGGAAATGGAGTTTCCCCAACAGCAACAGTCAGGCTGGAAATTGACGGCGTTGAAAAGGAAAAAGCCGCTACAGGTGTCGGTCCCGTCGATGCCGCTTTAAACGCTATTCGTGAATTGATTCAGGACGACATTGATGTGGAGCTTGAGGAGTATAACCTTGAGGCAATCACTGGAGGTACCGATGCGCTGGCTGAAGTGTTTGTTATCAGTTCTGATTCCGAAGGCAACAAATCCACCGGAAGATCAACAAATCAGGATATCGTGATGGCAAGTATTATAGCGGTATTGGATTCAATCAATAAATTATTGTTGATTAAAAATTCAAATTTGAATAAATTATAA
- a CDS encoding sugar phosphate isomerase/epimerase family protein, with amino-acid sequence MKLGFTTLALFMEPNDDIINLAKKHGFEIIEILAEGPFYEKDNCEFKDCGLDMRMHAATVDINIASLNKGIRDESVRQMIHCGQYAESINANTITVHPGIIGRNEPHLRKWALEIAIESVGEIIDNTNVEISVENMPVRGKFLGNTVEEIEMIQEATGCSLTIDTGHGNTCGNLEEMLSLKNISYCHLNDNDGVKDQHITLGEGTLDLNLLKKIDTAIIELNNFDNILKSKEVIDNL; translated from the coding sequence ATGAAACTTGGATTTACAACACTAGCGCTATTCATGGAACCAAATGACGACATCATCAATCTAGCAAAAAAACACGGATTTGAAATAATCGAAATTCTTGCGGAAGGCCCCTTCTATGAAAAGGACAACTGTGAATTTAAGGACTGCGGACTGGACATGAGAATGCATGCGGCAACAGTAGACATCAACATCGCCAGCTTAAACAAGGGAATAAGGGATGAAAGTGTAAGGCAGATGATTCATTGTGGACAATATGCGGAAAGCATCAATGCAAACACCATCACAGTACATCCGGGTATCATCGGCAGGAACGAACCTCACTTGAGAAAATGGGCATTGGAAATAGCTATTGAAAGTGTTGGGGAAATCATAGATAACACAAATGTTGAGATTTCCGTTGAAAACATGCCGGTTCGAGGAAAATTCCTGGGAAATACCGTTGAGGAAATAGAGATGATTCAGGAAGCCACCGGATGCAGCCTGACAATCGATACGGGTCACGGAAATACCTGCGGAAACCTGGAGGAAATGCTTTCATTGAAAAACATCAGCTATTGTCATTTGAACGATAATGATGGCGTGAAGGACCAGCACATTACCCTGGGTGAGGGCACTCTTGACTTGAATTTGCTCAAAAAGATTGATACCGCAATTATAGAGCTGAATAACTTTGACAACATCCTCAAAAGCAAGGAAGTCATTGACAATCTATAA